A window of Danaus plexippus chromosome 12, MEX_DaPlex, whole genome shotgun sequence contains these coding sequences:
- the LOC116772747 gene encoding uncharacterized protein MAL13P1.304-like isoform X2, with protein MHTSMMMTVNSASVPIRDITTSTTTSYRPYNDDHTSVQRHLDRPNQADIEIERSKKDKKWSIGKLFRRKKKEDESSSSQSEDGSKSPSKRKSKKKKRIPAVNNFDHIVIRDTRRAQSVAKPNTRDVTEDGILSDPSAGFINYKVNRPDFNASRDVFKMRENDNFLNKGLLETPSRKKRKSRLKARVEALRNSIKGESSSEDESLKSSSNSSSMIRFRSDDSLMRSRDSSLNKKSRSARNERYIKRLSRDDENQLNKEAELLQQGYTKAEVEMLTRTPTSQSSGYGTCKRDSNKSTTEQPVVNDANRGTMKSESISAFPSTQTYPSTINFNAKVNNERINYSIQYPSNNTNRGYLYLNNNRESSISNQYESPESIMCVKFPLGNVTDLKKEEKAPPVPPPRDMNRKVVTPTSMLYENNPFITERVNNSQNVKYGVPNNDFERIMRRSQERTLGKNGLRRPTSEDHIAIQNNEYLKNYSFRNDQPRRPASVSAEPNHYGLYINSPAWRRSEQSNIVKPEPLQVNQDYLYYADQSPRSRKPISIKSSQNELHNQYLSDSQVSTTMNEKPYHKPRTATEFWKKIDDAERQRRSHTVFANSRSNSDYSSNAQVNRLSTDQNNKLPWNKRSSENIDNSNKNKSFDIMDGAKVWKATTEYKRSTTVEPEKTPNSANKTHVRHKSDTYVSGSYLNPSDDEKNSERRKSTNLDDALNELEAIYNSLGLGDEDLLDRAEQRELMTPKSNEQFNDWNGNDNDIQLRSQPSTPLRRLSRRSTLPDKLQDDMAFRRMNSFSNKDKANFKDSQAQISYMLASPVYVPYASDDDRQSLRNEPDIVYDDVVYRNIKQTNSRLKTIDPQPPFGIPVGPVSPAPQSDYLHATPENKGRSRFVPKRSPDIVADDLAYRSLRKDNRHSSLFNGENYNGYNNNNSYTEFPFNKDNTANIKRKRAVRSLSANIFSMIQKEIDDALSTSKTSMLQKTSSNSDVMKRLRETFEKNDIQKDIYPRNKVKQRHNTVNLFANSTHAPSHQFSKDDSFIYNNDVCVVKPPSCDKSKSSSPSNRSPQASKRSSKDEFQQVLSMLAQEAMDTSNKLGVALAELDRNRNKNDGIDMQNRITDSRTLFLNGLTDKAIHESESSPKKDRLLENKEGAHLSNELSNKQSMGKKTEDSLLLISNQLHKVEDQLKHTIDKDSQVGNDCLRVKENVEKLNEKSVLSETNFSNEISSSSSIPDVVPVRTQPESKSVDLNESTKVIETTKPTINSLNPFLNTDDKMKEINEINAFKELKDGISDLIAGITEVNEKLFVSKKALPNEPISPKAIDSSIAKTTEKLNEVTKINANESPKRASISLSIYDDDMQSTKDGADSTEYNSSEELATIFKLDTGTKPSCDNDKPNKERNDLNSPKIVKNITQHLRRLSVDESTSQNNSLPTVPWRAKRQDNNSQKEKKGEN; from the exons ACGGTCAACTCCGCTTCTGTTCCCATCCGGGATATCACAACGTCAACCACAACTTCATATCGGCCGTACAACGATGACCACACCTCCGTCCAACGCCATTTAGACAGACCAAATCAGGCTGATATAGAAATTGAACGCTCcaagaaagataaaaaatggTCTATAGGAAAGCTTTttagaagaaaaaagaaagaagATGAAAGTTCATCGTCGCAAAGTGAGGATGGAAGTAAATCGCCatctaaaagaaaaagtaagAAGAAAAAACGTATCCCCGCCGTCAATAACTTCGACCACATAGTCATAAGAGATACGAGACGTGCGCAAAGTGTAGCGAAACCAAACACTCGTGATGTAACTGAAGATGGTATTTTATCTGATCCATCAGCTggattcataaattataaggtTAACAGGCCCGATTTTAATGCTTCTAGAGACGTTTTTAAAATGAgagaaaatgataattttttaaacaagggGCTCTTAGAAACACCCTCacgaaaaaaaagaaaaagcaGATTGAAAGCCCGTGTCGAGGCCTTGAGAAATAGTATTAAAGGAGAATCTAGCAGTGAAGATGAGTCTTTGAAGTCCTCTTCCAATTCATCTTCTATGATTAGATTTAGAAGTGATGACTCCTTAATGAGGTCTCGCGACagctcattaaataaaaaatcgagAAGTGCACGTAATGAGAGGTACATTAAGCGTCTCTCCCGAGATGACGAAAATCAGCTCAATAAAGAAGCAGAGCTACTTCAACAAGGTTATACTAAAGCAGAAGTTGAAATGCTAACACGAACGCCGACTAGTCAAAGTAGTGGCTATGGAACATGCAAACGTGATTCTAATAAAAGTACAACGGAACAGCCAGTAGTGAATGACGCTAACAGAGGCACTATGAAATCGGAGTCTATATCTGCATTTCCATCAACTCAAACATACCCTTCAACGATTAATTTTAACGCCAAAGTTAACAACGAACGTATTAATTACTCAATACAATACCCAAGTAACAACACCAATCGGGGATACTTAtaccttaataataatagagagAGTAGCATTTCAAATCAATATGAAAGTCCAGAGAGTATAATGTGTGTTAAATTTCCTTTAGGAAATGTTACCGATCTTAAAAAAGAGGAAAAGGCCCCACCAGTACCGCCGCCTAGAGATATGAATCGAAAAGTTGTTACTCCTACTTCAATGCTCTATGAAAACAATCCTTTCATCACGGAAAGAGTTAATAACAGCCAAAATGTAAAATACGGTGTTCCTAACAACGATTTCGAAAGAATAATGCGGCGTAGCCAAGAAAGGACACTAGGAAAAAATGGTTTGCGACGCCCTACTTCAGAGGATCATATTGCTATACAAAACAACGAATACCTTAAAAACTATTCGTTTAGAAATGACCAGCCACGTAGACCGGCGTCTGTTTCAGCAGAACCAAATCATTACGggctttatattaatagtccAGCTTGGAGGAGAAGCGAGCAAAGTAATATTGTTAAGCCTGAACCGTTACAAGTAAACCAAGACTACCTATACTACGCTGATCAAAGTCCAAGATCACGCAAGCCTATTAGCATTAAATCGAGTCAAAACGAACTTCATAATCAATATTTGAGTGACTCTCAAGTTTCTACTactatgaatgaaaaaccttACCATAAACCACGTACTGCAACAGagttttggaaaaaaattgaTGACGCAGAGAGACAAAGACGTTCACATACAGTCTTTGCTAATTCCCGCAGTAATAGTGACTATTCAAGCAATGCCCAAGTAAATAGACTTTCAAcagatcaaaataataaactccCGTGGAATAAACGAAGttctgaaaatattgataattctaataaaaataaatcttttgacATAATGGATGGTGCCAAAGTGTGGAAAGCGACAACTGAATATAAACGATCTACTACTGTTGAACCGGAGAAAACCCCAAATTCCGCCAATAAGACTCATGTACGACATAAGTCTGATACATACGTTTCAGGTTCTTACTTAAATCCATCAgatgatgaaaaaaattcaGAAAGACGAAAATCAACGAACCTCGATGATGCCTTAAATGAATTAGAGgctatttataatagtttaggCTTAGGAGATGAAGACCTACTTGATAGAGCTGAACAAAGGGAATTAATGACACCTAAGTCAAATGAACAATTCAATGATTGGAATGGGAACGATAATGATATTCAATTGCGTAGTCAACCTTCTACTCCGCTACGACGTCTATCTCGAAGATCTACCCTACCTGATAAATTGCAAGATGATATGGCTTTTAGAAGAATGAATTCATTTTCTAATAAAGATAAAGCCAATTTTAAAGACTCTCAAGCACAAATAAGTTACATGTTAGCATCCCCGGTATACGTTCCATACGCATCTGACGATGATAGACAATCATTACGAAATGAGCCTGATATAGTTTATGATGATGTTGTTTATAGgaacattaaacaaacaaacagcaGATTGAAGACTATTGATCCGCAGCCACCTTTTGGTATACCAGTCGGTCCAGTATCACCAGCACCTCAAAGTGATTATTTGCATGCAACACCAGAGAATAAAGGAAGATCTAGATTTGTGCCCAAGAGATCACCAGATATTGTGGCAGACGATTTAGCTTATAGAAGCCTAAGAAAAGATAACAGACATTCGTCATTATTTAACGgagaaaattataatggttacaataataacaacagcTATACTGAGTTCCCATTTAATAAGGATAATActgcaaatataaaaaggaaacGCGCTGTAAGGTCCCTTTCAGCGAACATATTCTCTATGATACAGAAAGAAATAGATGATGCTTTAAGTACGAGCAAAACGTCtatgttacaaaaaacaaGTAGTAATAGTGACGTAATGAAGAGGCTTCGTGAAACTTTTGAGAAAAATGACATCCAGAAGGACATATATCCTCGCAATAAGGTAAAGCAAAGACACAATACTGTCAATTTATTTGCTAATAGCACTCATGCGCCATCGCACCAATTTTCAAAAGATGattcattcatttataataatgatgtttGTGTCGTTAAGCCACCATCATGTGATAAGTCAAAAAGCTCATCTCCATCAAATCGTTCACCGCAAGCTTCTAAGCGATCATCTAAGGATGAATTTCAACAGGTTTTAAGTATGTTAGCTCAAGAAGCTATGGACACTAGCAACAAACTAGGTGTAGCCTTAGCTGAACTAGATAGAAACCGTAATAAAAACGATGGTATAGATATGCAAAATAGAATAACTGATAGCAGAACGCTCTTTCTCAATGGTCTGACCGATAAAGCGATTCATGAGAGTGAATCGAGTCCAAAAAAGGATCGTTTGCTTGAAAATAAAGAGGGGGCACATTTGTCTAACGAATTATCCAATAAACAATCGATGGGAAAGAAAACTGAAGATAGTCTACTACTTATATCAAATCAACTGCATAAAGTAGAAGATCAGCTTAAACATACTATTGATAAAGACTCGCAGGTTGGGAATGATTGCCTCAGAGTAAAggaaaatgttgaaaaattaaatgagaaaTCGGTACTGagtgaaacaaatttttcaaacgaaataagtagtagtagtagtataCCAGATGTAGTACCCGTTAGAACGCAACCAGAATCTAAAAGTGTAGATTTAAATGAGTCTACAAAAGTTATTGAAACTACAAAACCTACTATAAATTCCCTCAATCCATTTTTAAACACAGATGacaaaatgaaagaaattaatgAGATTAACGCCTTTAAAGAATTAAAGGATGGAATATCTGATCTTATAGCTGGCATTACAGAAGTTAAtgaaaagttatttgtttctaaaaaaGCTCTTCCAAATGAACCTATTTCACCAAAGGCTATTGACTCGTCTATTGCTAAAACCACTGAGAAATTGAACGAGGTAACAAAGATAAACGCTAATGAGAGTCCGAAAAGAGCTTCTATTAGTCTATCTATATACGATGATGATATGCAAAGTACAAAAGATGGAGCTGATTCAACTGAATATAATTCGTCAGAAGAACTTGCAACCATTTTTAAGTTGGACACTGGTACTAAGCCATCATGTGATAACGATAAACCAAACAAAGAACGAAACGATTTAAATTCtccaaaaattgttaaaaacataACCCAACATCTGAGGAGACTTTCGGTCGATGAAAGTACTAGTCAGAACAATTCACTGCCAACAGTCCCATGGAGAGCTAAAAGGCAAGACAATAAttcacaaaaagaaaaaaaag GTGAAAACTGA
- the LOC116772747 gene encoding uncharacterized protein MAL13P1.304-like isoform X1 — MVAMLEIVSASNNNYFSSFLPTVNSASVPIRDITTSTTTSYRPYNDDHTSVQRHLDRPNQADIEIERSKKDKKWSIGKLFRRKKKEDESSSSQSEDGSKSPSKRKSKKKKRIPAVNNFDHIVIRDTRRAQSVAKPNTRDVTEDGILSDPSAGFINYKVNRPDFNASRDVFKMRENDNFLNKGLLETPSRKKRKSRLKARVEALRNSIKGESSSEDESLKSSSNSSSMIRFRSDDSLMRSRDSSLNKKSRSARNERYIKRLSRDDENQLNKEAELLQQGYTKAEVEMLTRTPTSQSSGYGTCKRDSNKSTTEQPVVNDANRGTMKSESISAFPSTQTYPSTINFNAKVNNERINYSIQYPSNNTNRGYLYLNNNRESSISNQYESPESIMCVKFPLGNVTDLKKEEKAPPVPPPRDMNRKVVTPTSMLYENNPFITERVNNSQNVKYGVPNNDFERIMRRSQERTLGKNGLRRPTSEDHIAIQNNEYLKNYSFRNDQPRRPASVSAEPNHYGLYINSPAWRRSEQSNIVKPEPLQVNQDYLYYADQSPRSRKPISIKSSQNELHNQYLSDSQVSTTMNEKPYHKPRTATEFWKKIDDAERQRRSHTVFANSRSNSDYSSNAQVNRLSTDQNNKLPWNKRSSENIDNSNKNKSFDIMDGAKVWKATTEYKRSTTVEPEKTPNSANKTHVRHKSDTYVSGSYLNPSDDEKNSERRKSTNLDDALNELEAIYNSLGLGDEDLLDRAEQRELMTPKSNEQFNDWNGNDNDIQLRSQPSTPLRRLSRRSTLPDKLQDDMAFRRMNSFSNKDKANFKDSQAQISYMLASPVYVPYASDDDRQSLRNEPDIVYDDVVYRNIKQTNSRLKTIDPQPPFGIPVGPVSPAPQSDYLHATPENKGRSRFVPKRSPDIVADDLAYRSLRKDNRHSSLFNGENYNGYNNNNSYTEFPFNKDNTANIKRKRAVRSLSANIFSMIQKEIDDALSTSKTSMLQKTSSNSDVMKRLRETFEKNDIQKDIYPRNKVKQRHNTVNLFANSTHAPSHQFSKDDSFIYNNDVCVVKPPSCDKSKSSSPSNRSPQASKRSSKDEFQQVLSMLAQEAMDTSNKLGVALAELDRNRNKNDGIDMQNRITDSRTLFLNGLTDKAIHESESSPKKDRLLENKEGAHLSNELSNKQSMGKKTEDSLLLISNQLHKVEDQLKHTIDKDSQVGNDCLRVKENVEKLNEKSVLSETNFSNEISSSSSIPDVVPVRTQPESKSVDLNESTKVIETTKPTINSLNPFLNTDDKMKEINEINAFKELKDGISDLIAGITEVNEKLFVSKKALPNEPISPKAIDSSIAKTTEKLNEVTKINANESPKRASISLSIYDDDMQSTKDGADSTEYNSSEELATIFKLDTGTKPSCDNDKPNKERNDLNSPKIVKNITQHLRRLSVDESTSQNNSLPTVPWRAKRQDNNSQKEKKGEN; from the exons ATGGTGGCAATGTTGGAAATCGTCAGCGCTtctaataataactatttttcgTCATTCTTACCT ACGGTCAACTCCGCTTCTGTTCCCATCCGGGATATCACAACGTCAACCACAACTTCATATCGGCCGTACAACGATGACCACACCTCCGTCCAACGCCATTTAGACAGACCAAATCAGGCTGATATAGAAATTGAACGCTCcaagaaagataaaaaatggTCTATAGGAAAGCTTTttagaagaaaaaagaaagaagATGAAAGTTCATCGTCGCAAAGTGAGGATGGAAGTAAATCGCCatctaaaagaaaaagtaagAAGAAAAAACGTATCCCCGCCGTCAATAACTTCGACCACATAGTCATAAGAGATACGAGACGTGCGCAAAGTGTAGCGAAACCAAACACTCGTGATGTAACTGAAGATGGTATTTTATCTGATCCATCAGCTggattcataaattataaggtTAACAGGCCCGATTTTAATGCTTCTAGAGACGTTTTTAAAATGAgagaaaatgataattttttaaacaagggGCTCTTAGAAACACCCTCacgaaaaaaaagaaaaagcaGATTGAAAGCCCGTGTCGAGGCCTTGAGAAATAGTATTAAAGGAGAATCTAGCAGTGAAGATGAGTCTTTGAAGTCCTCTTCCAATTCATCTTCTATGATTAGATTTAGAAGTGATGACTCCTTAATGAGGTCTCGCGACagctcattaaataaaaaatcgagAAGTGCACGTAATGAGAGGTACATTAAGCGTCTCTCCCGAGATGACGAAAATCAGCTCAATAAAGAAGCAGAGCTACTTCAACAAGGTTATACTAAAGCAGAAGTTGAAATGCTAACACGAACGCCGACTAGTCAAAGTAGTGGCTATGGAACATGCAAACGTGATTCTAATAAAAGTACAACGGAACAGCCAGTAGTGAATGACGCTAACAGAGGCACTATGAAATCGGAGTCTATATCTGCATTTCCATCAACTCAAACATACCCTTCAACGATTAATTTTAACGCCAAAGTTAACAACGAACGTATTAATTACTCAATACAATACCCAAGTAACAACACCAATCGGGGATACTTAtaccttaataataatagagagAGTAGCATTTCAAATCAATATGAAAGTCCAGAGAGTATAATGTGTGTTAAATTTCCTTTAGGAAATGTTACCGATCTTAAAAAAGAGGAAAAGGCCCCACCAGTACCGCCGCCTAGAGATATGAATCGAAAAGTTGTTACTCCTACTTCAATGCTCTATGAAAACAATCCTTTCATCACGGAAAGAGTTAATAACAGCCAAAATGTAAAATACGGTGTTCCTAACAACGATTTCGAAAGAATAATGCGGCGTAGCCAAGAAAGGACACTAGGAAAAAATGGTTTGCGACGCCCTACTTCAGAGGATCATATTGCTATACAAAACAACGAATACCTTAAAAACTATTCGTTTAGAAATGACCAGCCACGTAGACCGGCGTCTGTTTCAGCAGAACCAAATCATTACGggctttatattaatagtccAGCTTGGAGGAGAAGCGAGCAAAGTAATATTGTTAAGCCTGAACCGTTACAAGTAAACCAAGACTACCTATACTACGCTGATCAAAGTCCAAGATCACGCAAGCCTATTAGCATTAAATCGAGTCAAAACGAACTTCATAATCAATATTTGAGTGACTCTCAAGTTTCTACTactatgaatgaaaaaccttACCATAAACCACGTACTGCAACAGagttttggaaaaaaattgaTGACGCAGAGAGACAAAGACGTTCACATACAGTCTTTGCTAATTCCCGCAGTAATAGTGACTATTCAAGCAATGCCCAAGTAAATAGACTTTCAAcagatcaaaataataaactccCGTGGAATAAACGAAGttctgaaaatattgataattctaataaaaataaatcttttgacATAATGGATGGTGCCAAAGTGTGGAAAGCGACAACTGAATATAAACGATCTACTACTGTTGAACCGGAGAAAACCCCAAATTCCGCCAATAAGACTCATGTACGACATAAGTCTGATACATACGTTTCAGGTTCTTACTTAAATCCATCAgatgatgaaaaaaattcaGAAAGACGAAAATCAACGAACCTCGATGATGCCTTAAATGAATTAGAGgctatttataatagtttaggCTTAGGAGATGAAGACCTACTTGATAGAGCTGAACAAAGGGAATTAATGACACCTAAGTCAAATGAACAATTCAATGATTGGAATGGGAACGATAATGATATTCAATTGCGTAGTCAACCTTCTACTCCGCTACGACGTCTATCTCGAAGATCTACCCTACCTGATAAATTGCAAGATGATATGGCTTTTAGAAGAATGAATTCATTTTCTAATAAAGATAAAGCCAATTTTAAAGACTCTCAAGCACAAATAAGTTACATGTTAGCATCCCCGGTATACGTTCCATACGCATCTGACGATGATAGACAATCATTACGAAATGAGCCTGATATAGTTTATGATGATGTTGTTTATAGgaacattaaacaaacaaacagcaGATTGAAGACTATTGATCCGCAGCCACCTTTTGGTATACCAGTCGGTCCAGTATCACCAGCACCTCAAAGTGATTATTTGCATGCAACACCAGAGAATAAAGGAAGATCTAGATTTGTGCCCAAGAGATCACCAGATATTGTGGCAGACGATTTAGCTTATAGAAGCCTAAGAAAAGATAACAGACATTCGTCATTATTTAACGgagaaaattataatggttacaataataacaacagcTATACTGAGTTCCCATTTAATAAGGATAATActgcaaatataaaaaggaaacGCGCTGTAAGGTCCCTTTCAGCGAACATATTCTCTATGATACAGAAAGAAATAGATGATGCTTTAAGTACGAGCAAAACGTCtatgttacaaaaaacaaGTAGTAATAGTGACGTAATGAAGAGGCTTCGTGAAACTTTTGAGAAAAATGACATCCAGAAGGACATATATCCTCGCAATAAGGTAAAGCAAAGACACAATACTGTCAATTTATTTGCTAATAGCACTCATGCGCCATCGCACCAATTTTCAAAAGATGattcattcatttataataatgatgtttGTGTCGTTAAGCCACCATCATGTGATAAGTCAAAAAGCTCATCTCCATCAAATCGTTCACCGCAAGCTTCTAAGCGATCATCTAAGGATGAATTTCAACAGGTTTTAAGTATGTTAGCTCAAGAAGCTATGGACACTAGCAACAAACTAGGTGTAGCCTTAGCTGAACTAGATAGAAACCGTAATAAAAACGATGGTATAGATATGCAAAATAGAATAACTGATAGCAGAACGCTCTTTCTCAATGGTCTGACCGATAAAGCGATTCATGAGAGTGAATCGAGTCCAAAAAAGGATCGTTTGCTTGAAAATAAAGAGGGGGCACATTTGTCTAACGAATTATCCAATAAACAATCGATGGGAAAGAAAACTGAAGATAGTCTACTACTTATATCAAATCAACTGCATAAAGTAGAAGATCAGCTTAAACATACTATTGATAAAGACTCGCAGGTTGGGAATGATTGCCTCAGAGTAAAggaaaatgttgaaaaattaaatgagaaaTCGGTACTGagtgaaacaaatttttcaaacgaaataagtagtagtagtagtataCCAGATGTAGTACCCGTTAGAACGCAACCAGAATCTAAAAGTGTAGATTTAAATGAGTCTACAAAAGTTATTGAAACTACAAAACCTACTATAAATTCCCTCAATCCATTTTTAAACACAGATGacaaaatgaaagaaattaatgAGATTAACGCCTTTAAAGAATTAAAGGATGGAATATCTGATCTTATAGCTGGCATTACAGAAGTTAAtgaaaagttatttgtttctaaaaaaGCTCTTCCAAATGAACCTATTTCACCAAAGGCTATTGACTCGTCTATTGCTAAAACCACTGAGAAATTGAACGAGGTAACAAAGATAAACGCTAATGAGAGTCCGAAAAGAGCTTCTATTAGTCTATCTATATACGATGATGATATGCAAAGTACAAAAGATGGAGCTGATTCAACTGAATATAATTCGTCAGAAGAACTTGCAACCATTTTTAAGTTGGACACTGGTACTAAGCCATCATGTGATAACGATAAACCAAACAAAGAACGAAACGATTTAAATTCtccaaaaattgttaaaaacataACCCAACATCTGAGGAGACTTTCGGTCGATGAAAGTACTAGTCAGAACAATTCACTGCCAACAGTCCCATGGAGAGCTAAAAGGCAAGACAATAAttcacaaaaagaaaaaaaag GTGAAAACTGA